One genomic region from Nymphaea colorata isolate Beijing-Zhang1983 chromosome 10, ASM883128v2, whole genome shotgun sequence encodes:
- the LOC116263062 gene encoding phosphate transporter PHO1 homolog 1-like — MVKFSKQFEAQLVPEWKEAFVDYRQLKKELRKLQRLKQNQEKEALTVTKDARKRTSCFSLSSFPRMSPLVRRLCGRSPKDHGAIQVHRKLTSSASRGDVYETELLEQFFDAEAAMDFFSMLDAQLNKVNQFYKGKEKEYLDRGESLEKQMLILTELKATLKQQQYSKLGSVPKEEDPSISSSSMSLQCGFSTEEEESTRTEAVDLQDQPLSLTKSDLEKFDGASLGEWTQLDQSTGVKRDEKKLGISKSFSARTFSCQGRNLRMEIPLTTPSRALSALSLAWEDLVSQYKKCGSDGTKLKVNKATLQHAEKMIKRAFIELYKGLDYLRTFRTLNMSAFMKILKKFDKVTNQQILPIYLRVVESSYFNISDKALKKADEVEEAFAEHFMDNDQGKAMKYLKPHQRKESHAVTFFTGLFAGCFTALFAGYIGLAHMAGLYTRQTNPVYMETVYPVFCMLSLLFLHLFLYGCNILTWKRARINYCFIFEFAPTQELKYRDVFLACATCMTAVVGVMLAHLYIVAKGHSSPQVDAIPGLLLLIFLVLLVCPFNILYRSTRYCFLRILRNIVLAPLYKVVMVDFFMADQLCSQVPMLRSLEYVACYYITGSYKIHDYNFCHQSKHYRDLVFAVSFLPYYWRAMQCARRWFDEGEGSHLVNLGKYVSAMIAAGAKVAYERDKGVGWLALLIITSSTATIYQLYWDFVKDWGLLQPRSRNPWLRDELMLRHKVIYYFSMGVNLVFRLAWLQTALHSNFGSVDYRVTGFFLAALEVIRRGQWNFYRLENEHLNNAGKFRAVKTVPLPFHELDED, encoded by the exons ATGGTGAAGTTCTCCAAGCAGTTTGAGGCTCAACTGGTTCCCGAGTGGAAAGAAGCCTTTGTGGACTACAGACAACTGAAGAAAGAGTTAAGGAAACTACAAAGGTTGAAACAAAACCAAGAGAAGGAAGCATTAACAGTCACTAAAGATGCCAGGAAGAGGACCTCCTGCTTCTCCTTGTCCTCTTTCCCACGCATGTCACCTCTCGTTCGTCGACTCTGTGGCCGTTCACCTAAGGACCACGGAGCCATACAG GTGCATAGGAAGCTTACCAGCTCTGCTAGCAGAGGCGACGTATACGAGACCGAACTGTTGGAGCAGTTCTTTGATGCGGAGGCAGCAATGGACTTCTTCTCAATGCTTGACGCGCAGCTCAACAAGGTTAATCAGTTCTATAAGGGCAAAGAGAAAGAGTATTTGGACAGAGGAGAGAGTCTAGAGAAACAGATGCTGATCCTCACAGAGCTGAAGGCCACACTCAAGCAGCAGCAGTACAGTAAGCTAGGCTCTGTGCCCAAGGAGGAAGATCCTTCCATCTCTAGCAGTTCTATGTCATTGCAGTGTG GATTTAGCACAGAGGAAGAAGAGTCAACGAGAACAGAGGCCGTAGATCTTCAAGATCAACCGCTAAGTCTCACCAAATCAGATTTGGAGAAGTTTGATGGTGCCTCACTCGGTGAATGGACTCAGTTGGATCAGAGCACCGGTGTGAAGAGGGATGAGAAGAAGCTGGGAATTTCCAAGAGTTTCTCAGCAAGGACGTTCAGTTGTCAAGGGAGGAACTTGAGGATGGAGATACCACTGACGACGCCCTCGAGAGCGCTCTCTGCTCTCAGTTTAGCATGGGAAGACTTGGTGAGCCAGTATAAGAAATGTGGCTCAGATGGTACCAAGCTCAAGGTAAACAAAGCGACGCTGCAGCATGCAGAGAAGATGATAAAGAGAGCATTTATTGAACTCTACAAAGGACTGGATTACCTAAGGACTTTTAG GACTCTGAATATGTCGGCCTTTATGAAGATCCTGAAGAAGTTTGATAAG GTGACAAACCAACAAATACTGCCAATTTATCTTAGGGTTGTTGAGAGCTCATACTTCAATATCTCAGACAAG GCACTGAAGAAAGCTGACGAGGTTGAGGAGGCCTTTGCTGAGCACTTCATGGACAATGACCAAGGAAAAGCCATGAAGTACCTGAAACCCCACCAACGCAAAGAATCCCATGCAGTGACCTTCTTTACTG GTCTCTTTGCAGGATGCTTTACTGCTTTATTTGCTGGTTACATCGGGTTGGCCCACATGGCGGGACTCTACACAAGGCAGACCAACCCCGTGTACATGGAAACAGTGTATCCTGTATTTTG CATGCTGAGCCTGCTGTTCCTTCACCTGTTCCTGTATGGATGCAACATCCTCACCTGGAAGAGAGCTCGCATCAACTACTGCTTCATCTTCGAGTTCGCGCCCACACAGGAGCTGAAGTACAGGGACGTCTTCCTGGCGTGCGCCACCTGCATGACCGCCGTCGTCGGCGTCATGCTGGCTCATCTCTATATCGTCGCAAAGGGCCACTCCTCCCCACAAGTGGACGCCATCCCCGGTCTCCTCCTCCTG ATCTTTTTAGTGCTGCTGGTCTGTCCCTTTAACATACTCTACAGATCAACCCGTTACTGTTTCCTCAGAATCCTACGGAATATTGTCTTGGCACCACTTTACAAG GTTGTCATGGTAGACTTTTTCATGGCTGATCAGCTTTGCAGTCAG GTTCCCATGCTAAGGAGCTTAGAGTATGTGGCCTGCTACTACATAACCGGAAGCTACAAGATACATGACTACAATTTCTGCCACCAGTCCAAGCACTACAGAGATCTTGTCTTTGCTGTTTCCTTCTTACCTTACTACTGGAGAGCAATGCAG TGTGCGAGGCGATGGTTTGATGAAGGGGAGGGCAGCCATCTTGTTAATCTTGGCAAGTATGTGTCTGCCATGATTGCAGCGGGGGCAAAGGTTGCATATGAAAGAGACAAGGGCGTTGGCTGGCTGGCCTTGCTTATTATAACCTCCAGCACCGCCACAATCTACCAGTTGTACTGGGACTTTGTCAAGGACTGGGGCTTGCTGCAGCCCCGTTCCCGCAACCCTTGGCTAAGGGATGAGCTGATGCTCAGACACAAAGTCATATACTATTTTTCCATG GGCGTGAACCTTGTTTTTAGGTTGGCCTGGTTGCAGACTGCCCTCCATTCCAACTTTGGCAGTGTGGACTATAGGGTGACTGGATTCTTTTTGGCAGCCCTTGAAGTGATTCGAAGGGGTCAATGGAACTTTTACAG GTTGGAAAATGAGCATTTGAATAATGCTGGCAAGTTCAGGGCTGTTAAGACTGTGCCACTGCCTTTCCATGAGCTGGATGAAGATTAA